In Pseudonocardia sp. EC080619-01, the following proteins share a genomic window:
- a CDS encoding acetaldehyde dehydrogenase (acetylating) — MSTKVAIIGSGNIGSDLMMKVIRLSENLEMGAMVGIDPESDGLARATRLGIAATADGVDGLMALPNFDEIDVVFDATSARAHVANAEKLAPHGKILIDLTPAAVGPFVVPAVNLDDHAEVRNVNMVTCGGQATIPMVAAIAKVAPVRYGEIVASISSRSAGPGTRANIDEFTETTSAAIEKVGGAERGKAIIVLNPAEPPMIMRDTVLCLVGDADPDAIRASVHEMVDQVARYVPGYRLKQQVQVTPVPDDEPLDTLVPAGTPRPAWKVQVFLEVEGAAHYLPAYAGNLDIMTSAALRTAELLAARATDSKPAEALR; from the coding sequence ATGAGCACCAAGGTCGCCATCATCGGATCCGGCAACATCGGCTCCGACCTGATGATGAAGGTCATCCGGCTGTCGGAGAACCTCGAGATGGGGGCGATGGTCGGCATCGACCCCGAGTCCGACGGGCTGGCCCGCGCGACGCGGCTCGGCATCGCGGCGACCGCCGACGGCGTCGACGGGCTGATGGCCCTGCCGAACTTCGACGAGATCGATGTCGTGTTCGACGCGACCTCGGCGCGTGCGCACGTGGCCAACGCCGAGAAGCTCGCCCCTCACGGCAAGATCCTGATCGACCTGACCCCGGCCGCGGTCGGCCCGTTCGTCGTGCCCGCGGTCAACCTCGACGACCATGCTGAGGTCCGCAACGTCAACATGGTCACCTGCGGCGGGCAGGCCACGATCCCGATGGTCGCCGCGATCGCGAAGGTCGCCCCGGTCCGCTACGGCGAGATCGTCGCCTCGATCTCGTCGCGCTCGGCCGGCCCCGGTACCCGCGCCAACATCGACGAGTTCACCGAGACCACCTCGGCGGCTATCGAGAAGGTCGGCGGCGCCGAGCGCGGCAAGGCCATCATCGTGCTCAACCCGGCCGAGCCGCCCATGATCATGCGCGACACGGTGCTGTGTCTGGTCGGTGACGCCGATCCCGACGCCATCCGCGCCTCGGTTCACGAGATGGTCGACCAGGTCGCCCGCTACGTGCCCGGCTACCGCCTCAAGCAGCAGGTTCAGGTCACCCCGGTCCCGGACGACGAGCCGCTCGACACACTCGTGCCCGCCGGTACCCCGCGCCCGGCGTGGAAGGTCCAGGTCTTCCTGGAGGTCGAGGGGGCCGCGCACTACCTGCCGGCCTACGCCGGAAACCTCGACATCATGACCTCGGCCGCCTTGCGCACCGCCGAGCTCCTCGCCGCTCGCGCCACCGACTCGAAGCCCGCGGAGGCCCTGCGATGA
- a CDS encoding 2-keto-4-pentenoate hydratase gives MTTSLTGEVRAAAEQLLEAERTGRPCAPVRDLLPDVSVATGYAVQSVLTRTQLDAGRVISGRKIGLTSPAVQTQLGVDQPDFGVLFADMGCPLDTPIDIGRLLQPRIEAEIAFVLGRDLDSDDIDPATARAAVAQLVPALEIVDSRVAGWDITIVDTVADNASSGLYVLGDDRHELGDTDLRTVEMTLTGRDGQVLSSGTGAACLGDPINALVWLARTAREYGSPLSAGEVVLSGALGPMTPVSPGDEFTATLTGLGEVRARFTTGGTA, from the coding sequence ATGACCACTTCCCTCACCGGTGAGGTACGCGCCGCGGCGGAGCAGCTGCTCGAGGCCGAGCGGACCGGACGGCCGTGTGCACCGGTACGCGACCTGCTGCCCGACGTCTCGGTCGCGACCGGTTATGCCGTGCAGTCCGTGCTCACCCGTACGCAGCTCGACGCGGGCCGCGTGATCTCGGGGCGCAAGATCGGCCTGACCTCCCCGGCCGTGCAGACCCAGCTGGGCGTCGACCAGCCCGACTTCGGTGTGCTGTTCGCCGACATGGGCTGCCCGCTGGACACCCCGATCGACATCGGGCGGCTTCTTCAGCCGCGGATCGAGGCCGAGATCGCATTCGTGCTCGGGCGGGATCTGGACTCCGACGACATCGACCCCGCCACCGCGCGGGCCGCGGTCGCGCAGCTGGTCCCCGCCCTGGAGATCGTGGACAGCCGGGTCGCCGGCTGGGATATCACCATCGTCGACACCGTCGCCGACAACGCCTCCAGTGGCCTCTACGTCCTCGGCGACGACCGGCATGAGCTCGGCGACACCGATCTGCGCACCGTCGAGATGACCCTCACCGGCCGCGACGGACAGGTCCTGTCCTCGGGTACCGGCGCCGCCTGCCTCGGCGACCCGATCAACGCCCTGGTCTGGCTCGCCCGCACCGCCCGCGAGTACGGCTCCCCGCTGAGCGCGGGCGAGGTCGTCCTCTCCGGCGCCCTCGGACCGATGACACCGGTCTCACCCGGCGACGAGTTCACCGCGACGCTGACCGGCCTCGGCGAGGTCCGCGCCCGCTTCACCACCGGGGGTACGGCATGA